The following coding sequences lie in one Sedimentibacter sp. MB35-C1 genomic window:
- a CDS encoding PLP-dependent aminotransferase family protein gives MIISPVFDKNSKKALYIQLYEYIKSEITSGLLKPDSKLPSIREASSSLNLSKTTIENAYSQLVAEGYIENSPKRGYYVCDLSEYYFEINSKPQKKILSHSNETEYINDGVDKDSFDSSSWKRLYNKVISDEYTDIYSSGSIQGEKILREEIANFVNTMRGGHTSPQQIIVGAGVQYLLGILIGIIKENYNTVAIEKPGFNKAEYIFEDYMFNIEHIAVTDNGFPVNELLKSNARLIYISPSHQYPLGTIMPVNKRMELLEWAYRNDGLIIEDDYDAMIRYGGMPIPCLQGMDKNDCVVYLGSFSKMLLPSLRISFMVLPKKLLTEYSLIKTRHTQSTSKIDQIVLANFMKDGYMLKHLRKIKRVYKKKSMLLTGSLKTEYKDNLEIINSDSGLHIVCEAKTIKNESQIAKDAKNSCILLNIISHKNNRLVFSLNYSGISANEIHDFTVKLGKVLFK, from the coding sequence ATGATAATATCGCCTGTTTTTGATAAGAACAGCAAAAAAGCATTATACATACAGCTGTATGAATATATTAAATCAGAAATAACCTCAGGTTTATTAAAACCGGATTCAAAGCTTCCTTCAATCAGAGAGGCATCTTCATCTTTAAACTTGAGCAAGACTACTATAGAAAACGCGTACAGTCAGCTTGTCGCTGAAGGTTATATAGAAAATTCTCCAAAGAGAGGCTACTATGTATGTGATTTAAGCGAATATTATTTTGAAATAAATTCCAAACCTCAAAAAAAAATATTGAGTCATTCAAATGAAACAGAATACATTAATGACGGCGTAGACAAAGACAGCTTTGATTCATCTTCTTGGAAAAGGCTGTATAACAAAGTTATTTCTGATGAATATACAGATATTTATAGCAGTGGTTCAATTCAAGGAGAAAAAATTTTAAGGGAGGAAATTGCAAATTTTGTAAATACAATGCGAGGAGGCCATACAAGTCCTCAACAGATAATTGTCGGTGCCGGGGTTCAATATCTTCTAGGAATACTAATAGGAATAATTAAGGAAAATTACAACACCGTAGCAATTGAAAAACCAGGATTCAACAAAGCTGAATACATATTTGAAGATTACATGTTCAACATAGAACATATAGCTGTCACAGATAATGGATTTCCTGTTAATGAACTTCTGAAAAGTAATGCAAGGCTTATTTATATAAGTCCGTCACACCAGTATCCCCTTGGAACGATAATGCCTGTAAATAAACGTATGGAACTTTTAGAATGGGCATATAGAAATGATGGCCTTATTATAGAAGATGACTACGACGCAATGATAAGATACGGAGGGATGCCTATTCCTTGCCTTCAGGGAATGGATAAAAACGATTGTGTTGTATATCTCGGCTCATTCTCCAAAATGCTTTTGCCATCACTAAGAATCAGTTTCATGGTTTTGCCGAAAAAACTTCTGACTGAATACAGTCTTATTAAAACAAGACATACTCAGTCAACTTCCAAAATAGATCAGATTGTATTGGCAAATTTCATGAAGGATGGATATATGCTGAAACATCTTCGGAAAATAAAAAGAGTGTACAAAAAGAAGAGTATGCTTCTTACAGGAAGTTTAAAAACAGAATATAAAGATAACTTGGAAATAATAAATTCGGATTCAGGTCTTCACATAGTATGCGAAGCAAAAACAATTAAAAATGAATCTCAAATAGCAAAAGATGCAAAAAATTCTTGCATACTGCTGAATATCATAAGCCATAAAAACAACAGATTAGTATTTTCATTAAATTACAGCGGAATAAGCGCAAATGAAATTCATGACTTTACTGTCAAGCTTGGAAAAGTGCTCTTTAAATAA
- the pgeF gene encoding peptidoglycan editing factor PgeF, translating into MYRLNKKQDFEYITFPSFEKYNNLLHCFTTRKGGVSCGAFESMNIGFSTGDSDKNVKTNIEIMSKRLGIRVEDIVETNQTHTNNVKYVSEEHKGKAFEESPFKDIDGIYTDKKNLALMSFHADCTPVFYYDPIKEVIALAHAGWRGTLLNITGKMVREMVNKFRSNPKDIITAIGPSLGQCCFEVDKDVADMFLNENKEFRNFMETNKPKYFFDLWGINKYLLMQEGIREENIELSGICTKCNNDLFFSHRGQEGRRGLLAGVIMMK; encoded by the coding sequence ATGTACAGACTGAATAAAAAACAAGATTTTGAATATATCACTTTTCCGTCTTTTGAGAAATATAATAACCTGCTGCACTGCTTTACCACAAGAAAAGGAGGGGTAAGCTGCGGAGCATTTGAATCCATGAACATAGGGTTCAGTACGGGGGATAGTGATAAAAATGTTAAAACAAATATAGAAATAATGTCAAAAAGACTTGGTATAAGAGTTGAAGATATTGTGGAGACAAACCAAACTCATACGAACAATGTTAAGTACGTGTCGGAGGAACATAAGGGAAAAGCATTTGAAGAATCACCTTTTAAGGATATTGACGGTATATATACAGATAAAAAAAACTTAGCTCTCATGTCCTTCCACGCTGATTGTACCCCTGTTTTTTACTATGACCCTATAAAAGAAGTAATTGCCCTTGCCCATGCAGGATGGAGAGGGACATTGCTGAATATAACCGGAAAGATGGTCAGAGAAATGGTAAACAAGTTCAGATCTAATCCTAAAGATATAATCACTGCAATAGGGCCTTCGTTAGGGCAGTGCTGCTTTGAAGTTGATAAGGATGTTGCGGACATGTTTCTCAATGAGAATAAAGAATTCAGAAATTTTATGGAAACTAATAAACCAAAATATTTTTTTGATTTATGGGGAATAAACAAATACTTACTGATGCAAGAGGGTATACGAGAGGAAAATATCGAACTTTCCGGTATATGCACCAAATGCAATAACGACTTGTTTTTTTCACACAGAGGTCAAGAGGGCAGGAGGGGTTTGCTTGCCGGAGTAATTATGATGAAATAG
- a CDS encoding GerMN domain-containing protein, with protein MAYNKIISLILIICLAVGITGCSTLDMMVGLKEGNNPDIAELEDMSDFEIVEDAIGEEVDEEPVIETVTVNAEDTKMADILAYYEDENGFVVPVNTKIPWEEGIAKATLRSMVAGSETEKRIAQSGLHGVLPEGTEIRGMSIKDGLCRVDFSKNVLNSSSYEQEENMISAITYTLTEFSTINKVELLVEGQALASLPKGYAIDTAFERENINLYGSADGVNLTVYYKAPDTEVAGHYVPVTFSASKIDNPAVSVVEKLFNGPPEDTVLSNNIPVGINLRDVNVKGDTAVVNLGVEAVNLSEEEFSDMDAIVVLCLEQFGVADVEYSIEGLSFQEAGLDFTDSGIMPVFNQY; from the coding sequence TTGGCTTATAATAAAATTATATCTCTGATATTGATTATTTGTTTGGCAGTAGGTATAACAGGATGCAGTACTTTAGATATGATGGTAGGTCTTAAGGAGGGCAATAATCCGGATATAGCAGAATTGGAAGACATGTCAGATTTTGAAATTGTAGAAGATGCCATAGGAGAGGAAGTTGACGAGGAACCTGTAATCGAAACAGTGACGGTAAATGCCGAAGATACGAAAATGGCTGATATACTTGCTTATTATGAGGACGAAAACGGATTTGTAGTTCCGGTAAATACAAAAATTCCATGGGAAGAAGGAATTGCAAAGGCTACACTTAGAAGCATGGTCGCAGGCAGTGAAACAGAAAAAAGAATTGCTCAGTCTGGACTTCATGGAGTATTGCCGGAAGGGACTGAGATAAGGGGTATGTCTATTAAAGATGGGCTTTGCAGAGTTGATTTTAGCAAAAATGTATTAAATTCTTCTTCATATGAACAGGAAGAAAATATGATTTCAGCTATTACATATACGCTTACTGAATTCTCTACAATAAATAAAGTTGAATTGCTTGTAGAAGGTCAGGCGTTGGCTTCATTACCTAAAGGATATGCTATAGATACTGCGTTTGAAAGGGAAAACATTAATTTGTACGGCTCTGCGGATGGCGTTAATCTAACGGTTTATTATAAAGCCCCTGATACAGAAGTTGCCGGTCATTATGTACCTGTTACTTTTTCTGCCAGTAAAATTGACAATCCAGCAGTTTCCGTCGTGGAAAAATTATTTAACGGTCCTCCCGAAGATACAGTGCTGAGTAATAATATTCCTGTAGGAATAAATTTAAGAGATGTAAATGTTAAAGGCGATACCGCGGTTGTAAATTTAGGTGTTGAAGCGGTTAATTTGTCTGAGGAGGAGTTTTCTGATATGGATGCAATAGTTGTTCTTTGCTTAGAACAATTTGGTGTTGCTGATGTAGAGTATAGCATTGAAGGGCTTTCATTCCAGGAGGCCGGCTTGGATTTCACCGATAGTGGTATAATGCCTGTGTTTAATCAGTATTAA
- a CDS encoding ABC transporter substrate-binding protein — MKKIISLLIVVVLMSSLLMTGCQQQEEQMTNVRLIEVTHSIFYAPQYVAIEKGFFEEQGLKIDLTNGGGADKCMAAMVSGEADIAFMGPEASVYVYLQGREDHAVNFAQLTQRDGSFIVGREKDDDFTIDKLKGKTILGGRKGGVPLMTLEYVIKQSGLTPGVDIDVRTDVQFDMMAGAFQSGEADYTTLFEPLASTFELQGNGYVLESVGSLAGYIPYTCYSSLGSYIEKNPDIIQGFSNALYKGMVWVDEHTSQEVAEAILPQFPDSDAEFIAKIVQTYKDLDTWNPDLVLGEEGYNRLIDIMKTAGEIEEGAPYDKIQTPEFANKAKENYK; from the coding sequence ATGAAAAAAATTATTTCTTTACTTATTGTTGTTGTGCTCATGTCTTCGCTGCTAATGACAGGATGCCAACAGCAAGAAGAGCAAATGACAAATGTCAGACTTATTGAAGTCACACACTCAATATTCTACGCACCTCAATATGTGGCCATTGAAAAAGGTTTTTTTGAAGAACAGGGACTGAAAATTGATCTTACCAACGGCGGCGGAGCTGATAAATGTATGGCAGCTATGGTTAGCGGAGAAGCGGATATTGCATTTATGGGACCTGAAGCAAGCGTATATGTATATCTTCAGGGAAGAGAAGATCATGCAGTTAACTTTGCACAGTTAACCCAAAGAGACGGGTCCTTTATAGTTGGAAGAGAAAAAGATGATGATTTTACAATTGATAAGCTAAAAGGCAAAACCATACTCGGCGGACGTAAAGGCGGAGTTCCTTTAATGACATTGGAATATGTTATTAAGCAAAGCGGTCTGACACCCGGAGTAGATATTGATGTCAGGACAGATGTGCAGTTTGACATGATGGCAGGAGCATTTCAATCAGGTGAAGCAGATTACACCACATTATTTGAGCCGTTAGCATCTACATTCGAGCTTCAAGGAAACGGCTATGTACTTGAATCTGTAGGATCTCTCGCAGGATATATACCATATACCTGCTACAGCTCTTTAGGAAGCTATATCGAAAAAAACCCTGATATAATTCAAGGTTTTTCAAATGCTCTGTATAAGGGTATGGTATGGGTTGATGAGCATACTTCTCAGGAAGTTGCTGAAGCAATACTGCCGCAATTCCCTGATTCAGATGCAGAATTTATAGCAAAGATAGTACAGACTTACAAAGACTTAGATACTTGGAACCCAGATTTAGTGTTAGGTGAGGAAGGCTACAACAGATTAATAGATATTATGAAAACAGCAGGTGAAATTGAAGAAGGCGCTCCATATGATAAAATTCAAACACCTGAATTTGCAAATAAAGCTAAAGAAAACTACAAGTAG
- a CDS encoding inorganic phosphate transporter, with product MDVTFSSFLVQITSNPLLLVTTLLTLGVIMVNGWTDAPNAIATCVSTRSITARNAIFMAAVFNFFGVFIMTMINSNVAQTIYNMVDFGGNSREALVALCAALFAIVTWATAAWWFGIPTSESHALIAGISGAAIALHNGLSGINIAEWVKVIYGLVLSTFMGFGMGWIVVKLTEFIFRGFSRRTTNIIFQNAQVASGAAMAFMHGAQDGQKFMGVFMLGIFLANGQAGVTNFQIPVWMMLVCSIIMGLGTSIGGYKIIKSVGMDMCRLEKYQGFSADMAATTCLLISSVSGIPVSTTHTKTTAIMGVGAAKRITSVNWGLVSEMVWTWILTFPGCGVIGYLMAKLFMNLF from the coding sequence ATGGATGTGACATTTTCGAGTTTTTTGGTGCAGATTACATCTAATCCTTTATTGCTGGTAACTACCTTGTTGACTCTGGGAGTAATCATGGTTAACGGTTGGACGGATGCTCCGAATGCTATAGCAACCTGTGTTTCAACACGTTCAATTACTGCTAGAAATGCAATTTTTATGGCAGCAGTTTTTAATTTTTTTGGTGTTTTTATAATGACAATGATAAATTCAAACGTTGCACAGACAATATATAATATGGTGGATTTCGGAGGGAACTCCAGAGAAGCGTTGGTTGCGTTATGTGCAGCTTTGTTTGCAATTGTTACATGGGCTACCGCTGCGTGGTGGTTTGGAATCCCTACAAGCGAAAGCCATGCTTTAATTGCCGGAATTTCAGGTGCTGCCATTGCATTGCACAATGGGTTGTCCGGTATAAATATTGCCGAATGGGTTAAGGTAATATACGGTCTTGTGCTCTCAACTTTCATGGGTTTTGGAATGGGATGGATTGTTGTTAAGTTAACGGAGTTTATTTTCAGAGGCTTCAGCAGAAGAACGACAAATATAATTTTTCAGAATGCTCAAGTAGCCAGTGGAGCGGCGATGGCATTCATGCACGGTGCGCAAGATGGGCAAAAGTTTATGGGTGTATTTATGCTTGGAATTTTTCTTGCTAATGGACAGGCAGGTGTGACAAATTTTCAGATCCCTGTCTGGATGATGTTGGTATGTTCAATTATAATGGGCCTTGGAACATCAATAGGTGGGTATAAGATAATAAAATCAGTAGGAATGGATATGTGCAGGCTTGAAAAGTATCAAGGGTTTTCTGCTGATATGGCAGCAACAACCTGCCTTCTTATCTCATCCGTTTCAGGTATTCCCGTAAGCACAACTCATACTAAAACCACAGCAATCATGGGGGTGGGAGCGGCTAAAAGAATAACTTCAGTTAACTGGGGGCTGGTTAGTGAAATGGTATGGACATGGATTCTTACTTTTCCAGGATGCGGAGTGATTGGCTATTTAATGGCTAAGCTATTTATGAATTTATTTTAA
- a CDS encoding DUF47 domain-containing protein codes for MARKNEYDYFDSFVQLSEFCCDAAKMLDEILINFDASAMEEKMKKMHDIEHSSDLHGHEITRRLAKEFITPIEREDIVSLVHEIDDITDSIEDVLLHMYMYNVKEIRNDALRFSKLILQSCEELQLALIEFKNFKKSKEIHNKIVRINKLEEDGDNLYTEAVRKLHMTSTNAIEIMTWTIAFNRLEKCCDACEEAVNVIESIIMKNS; via the coding sequence ATGGCGCGTAAAAACGAATATGATTATTTTGACAGTTTTGTACAATTGTCCGAATTTTGTTGTGATGCAGCTAAAATGTTAGATGAAATTCTTATTAATTTTGATGCATCAGCAATGGAAGAAAAGATGAAAAAAATGCACGATATAGAGCATTCATCGGATCTTCACGGACATGAAATTACAAGGAGACTTGCAAAGGAATTTATAACTCCTATAGAAAGAGAGGACATTGTATCTTTAGTGCATGAAATTGATGATATTACAGACAGCATAGAAGATGTGTTGCTACACATGTACATGTACAATGTCAAGGAAATAAGAAATGATGCACTCAGATTTTCAAAGCTGATACTTCAGAGTTGTGAAGAGCTGCAGCTTGCATTGATAGAATTTAAAAATTTTAAAAAATCAAAGGAAATTCATAATAAGATAGTTCGCATCAACAAACTGGAGGAAGATGGGGACAACCTGTATACGGAAGCTGTAAGGAAACTTCATATGACTTCTACAAATGCTATTGAAATTATGACATGGACAATTGCATTTAACAGACTTGAAAAATGTTGCGATGCTTGCGAAGAGGCTGTAAATGTAATTGAAAGTATCATTATGAAAAATTCATAG
- a CDS encoding redox-sensing transcriptional repressor Rex, which translates to MDKHEKISPAVIRRLPKYYRYLGELTKTGINKTSSRELSEMTGFSASQIRQDLNNFGGFGQQGFGYDVENLRNEIAKILGLDNKYKIIIIGAGNIGQAIANYTGFYEADYEVVALFDKNPKLIGLSIRNAIIKDIDGIEDFLKQEKIDIVVICTPKSVSQQIAELVVQCGITAIWNFAPKDLKMPEYVHVENVHLNESLFSLTYYYNEMNKNKK; encoded by the coding sequence ATGGATAAACACGAAAAAATATCACCTGCAGTTATCAGAAGGTTACCGAAATACTACAGATATCTGGGCGAATTAACGAAAACAGGAATTAATAAAACTTCTTCGAGGGAATTAAGTGAGATGACCGGTTTTTCGGCATCGCAAATCCGTCAAGACTTAAATAACTTCGGAGGATTCGGGCAACAAGGATTTGGGTATGATGTTGAAAATTTAAGGAATGAAATAGCAAAAATACTTGGCTTGGACAATAAGTACAAGATAATAATTATCGGTGCAGGAAATATCGGTCAGGCGATTGCAAATTACACAGGATTTTACGAGGCTGACTATGAAGTTGTGGCTTTGTTTGATAAAAATCCAAAGCTTATCGGATTATCTATCAGAAACGCTATAATTAAAGACATTGACGGGATAGAGGATTTTCTGAAACAGGAAAAAATTGATATAGTTGTAATATGTACTCCGAAGAGTGTAAGTCAACAAATAGCTGAGCTTGTGGTTCAGTGTGGTATTACAGCTATTTGGAATTTTGCCCCAAAAGATTTAAAAATGCCGGAGTATGTGCATGTTGAAAATGTACATTTAAATGAAAGCTTGTTTTCGCTAACATATTATTACAATGAAATGAATAAAAACAAAAAATAA
- the gdhA gene encoding NADP-specific glutamate dehydrogenase, protein MNAYIERIIDSVKKKDAHESEFIQTVEEVLYTLEPMIEKHPEYEKAGLLERMVEPERVISFRVSWVDDNGQVHANKGYRVQFNGAIGPYKGGIRFHPTVNLSIMKFLAFEQTFKDSLTGLPIGGAKGGSDFDPRGKSDAEIMRFCQAFMTELFRHIGPDVDVPAGDIGVGAREIGYLYGQYRRIRGAFENGVLTGKGIPFGGSLARTEATGYGAVYYAQEVLKHFGEEVKGKTFVVSGFGNVAWGAVQKINQLGGKVVAISGPDGYIYDPNGVVGEKEDFMLEMRGSGRDKVQDYADKFGVEFVAGQKPWGVKADVFMPCATQNEINMDEAKKIVASGSKYYIEVANMPTTNEALKFIQNSGMVVAPSKAVNAGGVATSALEMSQNSMRYSWSFEEVDAKLHGIMKNIYSMSVAAAEEAGLGYNLVAGANLAGFKKVADAMMAQGVI, encoded by the coding sequence ATGAATGCATATATTGAAAGAATCATCGACTCAGTTAAAAAGAAAGATGCTCATGAATCCGAATTTATTCAGACAGTAGAAGAAGTCTTATATACTTTAGAGCCAATGATTGAAAAGCATCCTGAATATGAAAAAGCTGGATTATTAGAAAGAATGGTTGAACCTGAAAGAGTAATATCATTCAGAGTATCATGGGTAGATGATAATGGACAAGTTCACGCTAACAAAGGTTACAGAGTTCAGTTTAACGGAGCGATTGGACCTTATAAAGGCGGTATAAGATTCCATCCTACAGTAAACTTAAGCATAATGAAATTCCTTGCTTTTGAACAGACTTTTAAAGATTCATTAACAGGTCTTCCTATAGGCGGAGCAAAAGGTGGTTCAGACTTTGATCCAAGAGGAAAATCAGATGCAGAAATTATGAGATTCTGTCAGGCATTCATGACTGAATTATTTAGACATATAGGACCGGACGTTGACGTTCCTGCAGGAGATATTGGAGTAGGTGCAAGAGAGATCGGTTATTTATACGGACAATATAGAAGAATAAGAGGAGCTTTTGAAAACGGAGTATTAACAGGTAAAGGCATTCCATTCGGCGGAAGCTTAGCTAGAACAGAAGCTACTGGATATGGTGCTGTATACTATGCTCAGGAAGTATTAAAACACTTCGGAGAAGAAGTTAAAGGCAAAACTTTCGTAGTATCAGGTTTCGGTAACGTTGCTTGGGGAGCTGTTCAAAAAATTAATCAATTAGGTGGAAAAGTAGTTGCTATATCAGGTCCTGACGGATATATCTATGATCCGAACGGTGTTGTAGGTGAAAAAGAAGATTTCATGCTTGAAATGAGAGGATCTGGAAGAGATAAAGTACAAGACTATGCTGATAAATTTGGTGTTGAGTTCGTTGCTGGACAGAAACCATGGGGAGTAAAAGCTGACGTTTTTATGCCATGTGCAACACAAAATGAAATTAATATGGATGAAGCTAAGAAAATAGTAGCAAGTGGTTCTAAGTACTACATTGAAGTTGCAAATATGCCTACAACAAATGAAGCACTGAAATTCATACAGAACAGCGGAATGGTAGTTGCTCCTTCAAAAGCAGTAAATGCTGGCGGTGTTGCTACATCTGCATTAGAAATGAGCCAGAATTCAATGAGATATTCTTGGTCTTTTGAAGAAGTTGATGCAAAATTACACGGAATAATGAAAAATATCTACAGCATGAGCGTTGCAGCTGCTGAAGAAGCTGGATTAGGTTATAACCTGGTTGCAGGAGCTAACCTTGCAGGATTTAAAAAAGTTGCTGATGCTATGATGGCTCAGGGTGTTATATAA
- the ytvI gene encoding sporulation integral membrane protein YtvI — translation MTLDEKKKFVINVAFIVTVYAILYFIFVYVIHWIMPFLIGFLIALALRPIAKLLNKLFKSKGKGVAVFVVASFYALVALILWLFVTFLITQMTDLINIIPNLYFNRVEPLLLEFNDWIVANTKPVSTEAANTVSQIITNSINYISDIIKNTSISIVQRVTKLISNFPLYLISVIFTIVLSIFISVEYSNITSFIKRQLPEKFSSTFDESRLFLTGTVWKMIKSYMIIMCITFIEVLIGLSFLNVNFALPIAAIIAILDILPVLGTGGILIPWGIIELILKNYHLGFGLLFLYLAVTVIRNIIEPKIVGHQIGLHPIITITVMYAGLRLFGFFGLLVAPVITILVKYLNDSGKIHLFK, via the coding sequence ATGACTTTAGATGAAAAGAAGAAATTTGTAATAAATGTTGCATTCATTGTAACGGTTTATGCCATCTTATACTTTATATTTGTTTATGTAATTCATTGGATAATGCCGTTCTTAATTGGATTTTTGATAGCGCTTGCCCTAAGACCTATCGCAAAGCTCCTTAACAAACTTTTTAAAAGCAAAGGCAAAGGTGTAGCAGTATTTGTAGTAGCTTCTTTTTATGCTTTAGTAGCTTTGATACTGTGGCTTTTTGTAACATTTTTAATCACTCAGATGACTGATTTGATAAACATTATTCCTAACCTGTATTTCAACCGCGTTGAACCGCTGCTTCTTGAATTTAATGACTGGATAGTGGCAAATACAAAGCCTGTTTCTACGGAAGCGGCAAATACAGTTTCACAAATAATTACTAACAGTATCAATTATATCTCTGACATAATTAAAAACACATCAATATCAATTGTTCAGAGGGTTACCAAACTTATTTCTAATTTCCCCTTATATTTAATTTCAGTAATATTTACTATTGTACTATCAATATTTATAAGCGTGGAATACAGCAATATAACTTCCTTTATAAAAAGGCAGCTCCCTGAAAAATTCAGTTCAACCTTTGATGAATCGCGTCTGTTTCTAACAGGAACAGTATGGAAAATGATTAAATCATATATGATAATTATGTGTATAACTTTTATAGAAGTGTTAATCGGTCTATCATTTCTAAATGTTAATTTTGCTCTGCCTATTGCGGCAATCATAGCTATTCTTGATATTTTGCCAGTATTGGGGACAGGTGGTATATTAATACCATGGGGTATAATAGAATTAATCCTTAAAAACTACCATCTTGGTTTTGGACTTCTGTTTTTATACCTTGCGGTAACAGTTATAAGGAATATTATAGAGCCTAAAATTGTAGGCCATCAAATTGGACTTCACCCAATAATTACAATAACAGTTATGTATGCCGGGCTTAGGTTGTTTGGATTCTTCGGACTATTGGTTGCCCCCGTAATAACAATACTCGTAAAATATTTGAATGACTCCGGAAAAATTCATTTATTCAAATAA
- the idi gene encoding isopentenyl-diphosphate Delta-isomerase, with amino-acid sequence MDKIIEVDFNDRSIKEITKEDAHKHGTMHRAFSAILYKGSSILIQRRAYDKYHCGGLWTNTCCSHPRWNEDLYYAVKRRLEEEMGIANAELKEIFSFTYYYKFENGLAEFEYDHVFVGEYNGEFKLNSNEVAEAKWVDIDELMEWMKSKPHEFTPWFVIILPKIKEVLKNNLD; translated from the coding sequence ATGGATAAAATAATAGAAGTAGATTTTAACGACAGATCAATAAAGGAAATAACAAAAGAAGATGCACATAAGCATGGTACTATGCACCGCGCTTTTTCAGCAATATTGTATAAAGGGAGTAGCATACTGATACAGAGAAGGGCGTATGATAAATATCATTGTGGTGGTTTGTGGACAAATACATGTTGTTCGCATCCCAGATGGAATGAAGATCTTTATTATGCTGTAAAAAGACGATTAGAAGAAGAAATGGGAATAGCTAATGCTGAGCTTAAAGAAATTTTTAGCTTTACATATTATTATAAGTTTGAAAACGGCTTAGCCGAATTTGAATATGATCATGTTTTTGTTGGTGAATATAATGGTGAATTCAAGTTGAATTCAAATGAGGTAGCAGAAGCGAAATGGGTTGATATTGACGAACTTATGGAATGGATGAAATCTAAACCTCACGAGTTTACGCCATGGTTCGTAATTATTTTGCCGAAAATCAAAGAAGTTTTAAAGAATAATTTAGATTAG
- a CDS encoding DegV family protein, with the protein MIKLIVDSTCDINNEITDNYDVDIIPLGIAIGGISYLDGVDIDVDTVYMHMREGKVPKTSQITYKSVVESIEKCVANNEDFIYLSFSSKMSGTYNFAKKIIDSYKEKYPERKMEVVDSRGGGGGSALIAVQILKMIEQKIPFEAIVKQVHFMANHVVYFFTLADLDWLHKGGRVSKPVSYVGDILNIKPFLTVKDGTIVVSKMVRGSKKVIQTLIKEVYKGTGKFSNQVIAISHADDLKAALKVEQKIKETIKGCRTTIFQIGAVLGTHLGIGGVGVFFFDERPEFYEL; encoded by the coding sequence ATGATTAAATTAATAGTTGACAGTACTTGTGACATAAATAATGAAATAACGGACAACTATGATGTTGATATCATTCCTTTGGGCATTGCAATTGGTGGGATATCTTATTTAGATGGAGTAGATATTGATGTAGATACTGTGTACATGCATATGAGGGAAGGAAAGGTTCCTAAAACTTCACAGATAACTTACAAATCAGTTGTTGAGTCAATTGAAAAATGTGTTGCTAATAATGAAGATTTTATTTATTTATCATTTTCATCAAAGATGTCAGGCACATATAATTTTGCTAAAAAAATAATTGATTCATATAAGGAAAAGTATCCGGAAAGAAAGATGGAGGTTGTAGATTCAAGGGGCGGAGGCGGAGGAAGTGCCTTGATTGCTGTTCAGATACTGAAAATGATCGAACAAAAAATACCCTTTGAAGCAATAGTGAAACAAGTTCATTTTATGGCAAACCACGTAGTATATTTTTTTACACTTGCTGATTTGGACTGGTTGCACAAAGGCGGAAGAGTTAGTAAGCCCGTGAGTTATGTTGGAGATATCCTTAATATAAAACCGTTTTTAACTGTAAAAGATGGCACTATAGTAGTATCAAAAATGGTTCGCGGAAGCAAAAAGGTAATACAAACGCTAATAAAAGAAGTATATAAAGGTACGGGGAAGTTTTCAAATCAAGTTATAGCTATCAGTCACGCAGACGATTTAAAAGCAGCACTTAAGGTTGAACAAAAAATAAAAGAAACAATTAAAGGATGCAGGACTACCATTTTTCAAATAGGAGCTGTACTTGGAACGCATTTGGGAATAGGTGGAGTTGGAGTTTTCTTTTTTGATGAAAGGCCGGAATTTTATGAATTATAA